In Salisediminibacterium beveridgei, one DNA window encodes the following:
- a CDS encoding S8 family peptidase, whose amino-acid sequence MNSALFMTIWFILLLIALILHKQLGLDKYPIIRYSVIGLMVLVFISGILVMFTGISFGTSKWSEEYGWHVDYMGYEEIHTYSTGESQRIALIDTGVSDFQEVTNLIAFVDSDGVDYNGHGTMMYSIIKGHEDEVLGIAPNAEINSIKVMDFEESITPENLTKAIEKAINLESTVISLSLGSYLYSESVSKAIDLALDQGITVVSSTGDFESADMLFPASKSGVISVGSISDNMKVSNFTNAPNEAVINAPGDGIKSVLNNKEIEYNFGTSQATALISGYVALLRDYAIQEGVDLTNEDISSLLTVINNSKTDYINAFSKLTEERGQNSFR is encoded by the coding sequence ATGAACAGTGCATTATTTATGACAATATGGTTTATTCTTCTTCTTATTGCTCTTATACTACATAAACAATTAGGCTTAGATAAGTATCCTATTATTAGATATTCAGTAATAGGCTTAATGGTATTAGTTTTCATATCTGGTATATTAGTTATGTTTACTGGTATTAGTTTCGGTACGAGCAAATGGAGCGAAGAATATGGTTGGCACGTTGATTATATGGGGTATGAAGAAATTCACACTTATTCCACAGGGGAGTCACAAAGGATTGCCTTGATAGATACTGGGGTTTCAGATTTCCAAGAAGTCACGAACTTAATTGCGTTTGTAGATAGTGATGGTGTGGATTATAATGGTCATGGTACGATGATGTATTCTATTATTAAGGGCCATGAAGATGAAGTACTTGGTATTGCCCCGAACGCTGAAATAAACTCTATTAAAGTAATGGATTTTGAGGAGTCTATTACCCCAGAAAACTTAACAAAAGCAATTGAAAAGGCGATTAATTTAGAAAGTACAGTTATTAGCTTAAGCCTAGGAAGCTATCTTTATAGCGAGTCTGTTTCAAAAGCAATAGACCTTGCACTAGATCAGGGAATTACAGTTGTTTCTTCAACAGGTGATTTCGAATCAGCAGATATGCTTTTTCCAGCATCTAAATCGGGTGTGATTTCTGTTGGCTCTATATCTGATAATATGAAGGTTTCTAATTTTACCAACGCCCCTAATGAAGCGGTTATTAACGCTCCTGGTGATGGAATAAAGAGTGTTTTGAACAATAAAGAGATAGAGTACAACTTTGGTACTTCCCAAGCAACAGCCCTTATCTCCGGTTATGTTGCTCTTCTAAGAGATTATGCAATTCAGGAAGGCGTAGATTTAACTAACGAGGATATTTCCTCCTTATTAACTGTTATCAATAATAGTAAAACTGATTATATAAATGCCTTCTCAAAATTGACTGAAGAAAGAGGGCAGAATAGTTTCAGGTAA
- a CDS encoding ISL3 family transposase — MNFPGLEEAIVTKTAIVDGEVHIHIEMEREPHRCPCCSEWTSKVHDYRVQKVQHLKMWERPTVLFYRRRRYVCRYGKRFSEQIKLVERYQRHTLEWNQALGLRVIQGKNFTDTARQFHTSPTTVMRRFDQIAAPMLSEVKELPSVIAIDEYKGDTEKGKYQVMIADGVTGKPLDILPDRAVQTVKRYLQQKGSQVRIVVMDMSHSFKSAVDQALGKPVIVADRFHFCRYIYWALDRIRRRVQKEFHEYDRKKCKRMKHVFHKHAQDLTEKQHWYLQRYLSLSEELREAYEVKEAYRDWFETAKQVGQHDVRSVKEELHAFYQCVEASEMQEFQDVLKTFRNWEVAILNSFAYGYTNGPIEGLNNQTKVIKRNAFGFRRYDRFRFRVLLHHQFKNEHFQVG, encoded by the coding sequence ATGAACTTTCCGGGGTTAGAAGAAGCGATCGTCACGAAAACAGCCATTGTTGATGGGGAAGTACACATTCATATCGAGATGGAACGCGAGCCGCACAGGTGCCCATGTTGTTCTGAATGGACGAGTAAAGTCCATGATTACCGGGTCCAGAAGGTGCAACACCTGAAGATGTGGGAACGACCTACGGTCTTGTTCTATCGTCGAAGACGTTACGTGTGCCGATATGGAAAACGATTTTCTGAACAGATCAAACTGGTGGAGCGTTACCAACGACACACTTTGGAATGGAATCAGGCGTTGGGACTCCGTGTGATCCAGGGAAAGAATTTCACGGATACGGCCAGACAGTTTCATACGTCTCCAACCACCGTGATGAGAAGGTTCGATCAGATCGCTGCCCCTATGTTGTCCGAGGTGAAGGAGCTGCCTTCGGTCATTGCCATCGATGAGTATAAGGGAGACACCGAAAAAGGGAAATATCAAGTCATGATTGCAGATGGTGTGACAGGAAAACCATTGGATATTTTACCGGACCGTGCGGTCCAAACCGTCAAACGTTATTTACAACAGAAAGGCAGTCAAGTCCGCATCGTGGTCATGGACATGAGCCATTCCTTTAAATCAGCGGTAGACCAGGCATTGGGCAAACCTGTTATTGTCGCCGACCGGTTTCATTTCTGTCGTTATATCTATTGGGCGCTGGACCGAATTCGGCGCCGTGTACAGAAGGAATTCCACGAATATGATCGGAAAAAGTGTAAACGGATGAAGCATGTTTTTCATAAACACGCGCAAGACTTAACGGAGAAACAACACTGGTATCTCCAACGCTATCTGTCTTTGTCAGAGGAGCTTCGTGAAGCCTATGAAGTGAAAGAAGCTTATCGCGATTGGTTTGAAACGGCGAAACAGGTTGGGCAACATGATGTGCGAAGCGTAAAAGAAGAACTTCATGCGTTCTATCAATGCGTGGAGGCATCGGAGATGCAAGAGTTTCAAGACGTCCTGAAAACATTCCGAAATTGGGAAGTGGCCATCCTGAACAGCTTTGCATATGGTTATACAAACGGTCCGATCGAAGGGTTAAACAATCAGACGAAAGTGATCAAACGGAATGCATTCGGATTCAGACGATACGATCGTTTCCGATTCCGGGTATTACTGCATCATCAATTCAAAAATGAACATTTTCAAGTAGGATAA